A region from the Sandaracinus amylolyticus genome encodes:
- a CDS encoding PilZ domain-containing protein — translation MAERRQSPRMAIELSVEYKRLNAFFADYTKNISRGGTFIRTDKPLAIGTDFVFKLNVPGLGEPLALRGRVQWIVEPAQATSDQEAGMGIGFLWESEAERERIANHVERLMTESLGPVIYDKLVGRRRRGDDDA, via the coding sequence GTGGCCGAACGGCGGCAGTCCCCCCGCATGGCGATCGAGCTGAGCGTCGAATACAAGCGACTGAACGCGTTCTTCGCGGATTACACGAAGAACATCAGCCGTGGTGGGACCTTCATCCGCACCGACAAGCCGCTCGCGATCGGCACGGACTTCGTGTTCAAGCTGAACGTGCCTGGGCTCGGCGAGCCGCTCGCGCTGCGCGGTCGCGTCCAGTGGATCGTCGAGCCCGCGCAGGCGACGTCGGATCAGGAAGCGGGCATGGGCATCGGCTTCCTCTGGGAGAGCGAAGCGGAGCGCGAGCGCATCGCGAACCACGTCGAGCGCCTGATGACCGAGAGCCTCGGCCCGGTGATCTACGACAAGCTCGTCGGCCGCCGTCGCCGCGGCGACGACGACGCCTGA
- a CDS encoding FAD-binding oxidoreductase: MTRTLTGSERDRFVAALRQEIGDSAVSTEPDDLATYGRDWTKVFDPAPMAIAFPRRTEDVVEIVRRCADDGIAIVPSGGRTGLAGGAVAARGELVVSTERMRDLGAVDTRALTLRAQAGAVTAAVHAHCEPHGVTWPVDFASKGSSQIGGNIATNAGGVKVIRYGLTRQWVLGLEVVTANGDVLELGGALEKNNTGFDLRQLFIGSEGTLGIITGATLKLTRVPGHLDVLLFAVPDLAGVLRLFDAARVGPFVISAFEFFTDRCFARLARHRALSMPLETPSSHYVLLEVEAHDRGALERWLESLFERDLILDGTLAQSAGQGRALWELREGISESLSATGMPHKNDIALPIATLDAFVSELDAVFTKEWPRFEICLFGHIGDGNLHVNVMKPDDMPKAEFLAHAHESDAAMFELVRKHHGSISAEHGVGLLKKDFLGYSRSPAELEMLRAIKRTLDPEGLLNPGKIL; this comes from the coding sequence ATGACCCGCACGCTCACCGGCTCCGAGCGAGATCGATTCGTCGCCGCGCTGCGTCAGGAGATCGGGGACAGCGCGGTCTCGACCGAGCCCGACGATCTCGCGACCTACGGGCGCGACTGGACGAAGGTGTTCGACCCCGCGCCGATGGCGATCGCGTTCCCGCGGCGCACCGAGGACGTCGTCGAGATCGTGCGGCGATGTGCCGACGACGGCATCGCGATCGTGCCGAGCGGCGGGCGCACGGGCTTGGCGGGCGGCGCGGTCGCGGCGCGTGGTGAGCTCGTCGTCTCGACCGAGCGCATGCGTGATCTCGGAGCGGTCGACACGCGCGCGCTCACGCTGCGCGCGCAGGCGGGCGCGGTGACGGCCGCGGTGCACGCGCACTGCGAGCCGCACGGCGTGACGTGGCCCGTCGACTTCGCGAGCAAGGGCAGCTCGCAGATCGGCGGCAACATCGCGACGAACGCCGGCGGCGTGAAGGTGATCCGCTACGGCCTGACGCGTCAGTGGGTGCTCGGCCTCGAGGTGGTCACCGCGAACGGCGACGTGCTCGAGCTCGGCGGCGCGCTCGAGAAGAACAACACCGGGTTCGATCTGCGCCAGCTCTTCATCGGCAGCGAGGGGACGCTCGGGATCATCACCGGCGCGACGCTGAAGCTGACGCGCGTGCCGGGGCACCTCGACGTGCTCTTGTTCGCGGTGCCGGACCTCGCGGGCGTGCTGCGTCTGTTCGATGCGGCGCGCGTCGGGCCCTTCGTGATCAGCGCGTTCGAGTTCTTCACCGATCGCTGCTTCGCGCGCCTCGCGCGGCACCGCGCGCTCTCGATGCCGCTCGAGACTCCGTCGTCGCACTACGTGCTGCTCGAGGTCGAGGCGCACGATCGCGGCGCGCTCGAGCGCTGGCTCGAGTCGCTCTTCGAGCGCGATCTGATCCTCGACGGAACGCTCGCGCAGAGCGCGGGGCAGGGCAGGGCGCTCTGGGAGCTGCGCGAGGGGATCAGCGAGAGCCTCTCGGCGACGGGCATGCCGCACAAGAACGACATCGCGCTGCCGATCGCGACGCTCGACGCGTTCGTGAGCGAGCTCGACGCGGTGTTCACGAAGGAGTGGCCGCGCTTCGAGATCTGCCTGTTCGGGCACATCGGCGACGGCAACCTGCACGTGAACGTGATGAAGCCCGACGACATGCCGAAGGCGGAGTTCCTCGCGCATGCGCACGAGAGCGACGCGGCGATGTTCGAGCTGGTGCGCAAGCACCACGGGAGCATCAGCGCCGAGCACGGCGTCGGGCTGCTCAAGAAGGACTTCCTCGGCTACTCGCGCAGCCCCGCGGAGCTCGAGATGCTGCGCGCGATCAAGCGCACGCTCGATCCCGAGGGTCTGCTGAACCCGGGCAAGATCCTCTGA
- a CDS encoding serine/threonine protein kinase — MRRTRRLGRYHLTYRIAFGGMAELFRAFTFDDVDGHQLNVAIKRLLPHFREDKSFVDMLTDEFKLVSYLKHPNIAEVYELVELDDALIISMEYVDGKDLRSTVEKAKEQGLALALDDVVYVVARSLEGLHHAHVARDPKNEPLRIVHRDFSPSNVLLGYDGTVKLCDFGIAKATHNRIQTKTGIIKGKVKYMSPEQAFGRKLDWRSDVFSAGSVLYELSTHQAPFSAPNEIDLIFAVREANPTPAREVSPAIPEQLAKIIEKAMARSRSARFQSALEFRNALLTFLRRYNPSYRRNKLAQFMKRVWRDEIERELRAMEDYVVDVSAVAPADLGKNLIASALGPDAPFSRFSPSPTRSTSAKEGAGDGDDAVHHAKTEILDARAQQLAAAMRPRPSTTKGARPVTAPPPPPKPPGGSQRPPPPPPRVPPPPRAARPGTANRGAPSADPNDPIHNEKTVVADPRRGPTR; from the coding sequence ATGCGCAGGACGCGCCGTCTCGGTCGCTACCACCTGACCTACCGGATCGCGTTCGGTGGGATGGCCGAGCTCTTCCGGGCATTCACGTTCGACGACGTCGACGGACACCAGCTCAACGTCGCGATCAAGCGGCTGCTCCCGCACTTCCGCGAGGACAAGTCGTTCGTCGACATGCTCACCGACGAGTTCAAGCTCGTCAGCTACCTCAAGCACCCGAACATCGCCGAGGTGTACGAGCTCGTCGAGCTCGACGACGCGCTCATCATCTCGATGGAGTACGTCGACGGGAAAGACCTCCGCTCGACGGTCGAGAAGGCGAAGGAGCAAGGGCTCGCCCTCGCGCTCGACGACGTGGTCTACGTGGTCGCGCGCAGCCTCGAGGGGCTGCACCACGCGCACGTCGCGCGCGATCCGAAGAACGAGCCGCTGCGCATCGTGCACCGCGACTTCTCGCCGTCGAACGTGCTGCTCGGCTACGACGGCACCGTGAAGCTGTGCGACTTCGGGATCGCGAAGGCGACGCACAACCGCATCCAGACCAAGACCGGGATCATCAAGGGCAAGGTCAAGTACATGTCGCCCGAGCAGGCCTTCGGCCGGAAGCTCGACTGGCGCAGCGACGTGTTCAGCGCGGGCTCGGTGCTCTACGAGCTCTCGACGCACCAGGCGCCGTTCAGCGCGCCGAACGAGATCGATCTGATCTTCGCGGTGCGCGAGGCGAACCCGACGCCCGCGCGCGAGGTGAGCCCGGCGATCCCCGAGCAGCTCGCGAAGATTATCGAGAAGGCGATGGCGCGCTCGCGCTCGGCGCGCTTCCAGAGCGCGCTCGAGTTCCGCAACGCGCTGCTGACGTTCCTGCGCCGCTACAACCCGAGCTATCGCCGCAACAAGCTCGCGCAGTTCATGAAGCGCGTGTGGCGCGACGAGATCGAGCGCGAGCTGCGCGCGATGGAGGACTACGTCGTCGACGTGAGCGCGGTCGCGCCCGCGGACCTCGGCAAGAACCTCATCGCGAGCGCGCTCGGGCCCGACGCGCCGTTCAGCCGCTTCAGCCCGAGCCCGACGCGCTCGACCTCGGCGAAGGAAGGCGCGGGCGACGGCGACGACGCGGTCCACCACGCGAAGACCGAGATCCTCGACGCGCGCGCGCAGCAGCTCGCGGCCGCGATGCGCCCGCGCCCGTCGACGACGAAGGGCGCTCGACCCGTCACCGCGCCGCCGCCGCCGCCCAAGCCTCCCGGCGGCTCGCAGCGTCCGCCTCCGCCTCCGCCGCGCGTGCCGCCTCCGCCGCGCGCCGCGCGCCCCGGCACCGCGAATCGTGGCGCGCCGTCCGCGGATCCCAACGACCCGATCCACAACGAGAAGACCGTCGTCGCAGATCCGCGGCGTGGTCCGACGCGCTGA
- a CDS encoding 5'-3' exonuclease: MQIHLVDGTYELFRSFFGAPSSKDAHGREVGATRGMLRTLLALLEPGRADGGATHVAIAFDTVIESFRNQLFAGYKTGDGIDPALWAQFPLAERAARALGIVTWSMIEFEADDALATGAARWASRADVERVVLCSPDKDLAQCVGAKVVCLDRRRKTTMDVDGVRAKFGVEPASIPDWLALVGDTADGIPGVPRWGEKSASAVLAKFRRLEDIPDDAKTWGLSVRGADALATSLRERRADAMLYRTLATLRTDAPLAESLEDLEWRGADRAALVDLCAELGDADFVSRVPRFR, translated from the coding sequence ATGCAGATCCACCTCGTCGACGGGACCTACGAGCTCTTCCGCTCGTTCTTCGGCGCACCTTCTTCGAAGGACGCGCATGGCCGCGAGGTCGGCGCGACGCGCGGGATGCTGCGCACGCTGCTCGCGCTGCTCGAGCCGGGGCGCGCCGACGGAGGCGCGACGCACGTCGCGATCGCGTTCGACACCGTGATCGAGTCGTTCCGCAATCAGCTCTTCGCCGGCTACAAGACCGGCGACGGGATCGATCCCGCGCTCTGGGCGCAGTTCCCGCTCGCCGAGCGCGCGGCGCGCGCGCTCGGGATCGTCACCTGGTCGATGATCGAGTTCGAGGCCGACGACGCGCTCGCGACGGGCGCCGCGCGATGGGCGTCGCGCGCGGACGTCGAGCGCGTGGTGCTGTGCTCACCCGACAAGGATCTCGCGCAGTGCGTCGGCGCGAAGGTCGTGTGCCTCGACCGACGTCGCAAGACGACGATGGACGTCGACGGCGTGCGCGCGAAGTTCGGCGTCGAGCCCGCGTCGATCCCCGACTGGCTCGCGCTCGTGGGCGACACCGCGGACGGCATCCCGGGCGTGCCGCGCTGGGGCGAGAAGAGCGCGTCGGCGGTGCTCGCGAAGTTCCGCCGCCTCGAGGACATCCCCGACGACGCGAAGACGTGGGGCCTGTCGGTGCGCGGCGCGGACGCGCTCGCGACGAGCCTGCGCGAGCGACGCGCCGACGCGATGCTCTACCGGACGCTCGCGACCCTCCGCACCGACGCGCCGCTCGCGGAGTCGCTCGAGGATCTCGAGTGGCGGGGCGCCGATCGCGCGGCGCTCGTCGATCTCTGCGCGGAGCTCGGGGACGCGGACTTCGTCTCGCGCGTCCCGCGCTTCCGCTGA
- a CDS encoding RluA family pseudouridine synthase produces the protein MTKVPRSHAAVPPGCDPDSVVLAFRVPNELDGQRLDRFVHWRIPRLTRERANEIVVHCAYRDDGSRRVPSERVRAGEIVLLVRERFVEPETPQEFGVLYQDDAITVVDKPAGLPVHPSATYHKNTLTSMLRARWGVGGPHICHRLDRETSGVVVCAIPGPDEVAVKRQFETRVVDKEYLAIVRGRVDADEMRIDRPLRRASEGLHLRMEPHDEGLPALTELRVVERRGDRTLVHLKPHTGRQHQLRVHLAAIGHPIVGDKLYGPGTSSEFVEWVETGMTDSLRDRLGHERHALHAYRCTIEHPRTGARMTFTAPLASDLEALWSSVEP, from the coding sequence GTGACCAAGGTGCCGCGTTCCCACGCGGCCGTGCCTCCGGGCTGCGATCCCGACTCCGTGGTGCTCGCGTTCCGCGTGCCCAACGAGCTCGACGGGCAGCGGCTCGATCGCTTCGTGCACTGGCGCATCCCGCGCCTGACGCGCGAGAGAGCGAACGAGATCGTCGTCCACTGCGCGTACCGGGACGACGGCTCGCGCCGCGTCCCGAGCGAGCGCGTGCGCGCCGGCGAGATCGTGCTGCTCGTGCGCGAGCGCTTCGTCGAGCCCGAGACGCCGCAGGAGTTCGGCGTGCTGTACCAGGACGACGCGATCACCGTCGTCGACAAGCCCGCCGGGCTGCCGGTGCATCCGTCGGCGACCTACCACAAGAACACGCTCACCAGCATGCTGCGCGCGCGCTGGGGCGTGGGCGGACCGCACATCTGCCATCGCCTCGATCGCGAGACGAGCGGCGTCGTCGTGTGCGCGATCCCGGGGCCCGACGAGGTCGCGGTGAAGCGCCAGTTCGAGACGCGCGTCGTCGACAAGGAGTACCTCGCGATCGTGCGCGGCCGCGTCGACGCCGACGAGATGCGCATCGATCGCCCGCTGCGCCGCGCCAGCGAGGGCCTGCACCTGCGCATGGAGCCGCACGACGAGGGGCTGCCTGCGCTCACCGAGCTGCGCGTCGTCGAGCGCCGCGGCGATCGCACCCTCGTGCACCTCAAGCCGCACACCGGACGCCAGCACCAGCTCCGGGTGCACCTCGCCGCGATCGGACACCCGATCGTGGGCGACAAGCTCTACGGCCCCGGCACCAGCAGCGAATTCGTCGAGTGGGTCGAGACCGGCATGACCGACTCGCTGCGCGATCGGCTCGGCCACGAGCGCCACGCGCTGCACGCGTATCGCTGCACGATCGAGCATCCGCGCACCGGCGCGCGGATGACGTTCACGGCGCCGCTCGCGTCCGATCTCGAGGCTCTGTGGTCCTCCGTCGAACCTTGA
- the rpmB gene encoding 50S ribosomal protein L28 — protein MAYRCAVCEKGAQAAHNVSHSNRKSRKWQQPNLQSVHVMIDGTPKHVRVCTRCIRSGKIIKAA, from the coding sequence ATGGCCTACCGCTGTGCCGTCTGCGAAAAGGGCGCCCAGGCAGCCCACAACGTCAGCCACTCGAACCGCAAGTCGCGGAAGTGGCAGCAGCCCAACCTGCAGTCCGTGCACGTCATGATCGACGGCACCCCGAAGCACGTCCGCGTCTGCACGCGCTGCATCCGCTCCGGGAAGATCATCAAGGCCGCGTGA
- a CDS encoding carboxypeptidase regulatory-like domain-containing protein → MSSSPDDSTTPPERDAPSRPAPRASGSRAALAACGLLAATIALVPGDPVERPQRSEAGAHEATTPAPVGAPVGPRPARGDQALSGRVVDPGGRGIADARVQAVREDVDGDVTREVRSSADGAFALSELPAGRWTLRASASGFGATGTVRDVPGSSEALVLTIAPVARVAGQVMGVDGAPVAGAEIVLAGSGVWPARTLETGADGRFVLEDVPPGVYEVQAHASTGAAPPRRGLVVEAGGRAYLTFHLEPGATMVGQVIDAETDAPIAGAEIVVAEGELAIAPRALRSNGEGAFRVAGLASGDHHVTVHAEGYVPVVGARWTPGEPLRLTMERGAVLSGIVLDARRRPVEGARLEVLGESGDRQPIAMNGASVAFRAEVFRAHEQALGAGPPPSLGALEVTSDVPPIPLAPAAYEAPVELAGTPAPAAAPRVGAIASGFVTASDGTFRIEGVPPGHVQLVARKSGFAPGSSERVWVGAGRERERIEIVLEPSGRIEGEVVDERGDEVANAMIEHRSDAEPWPRVTVSDASGRFALDDVAGAVTIRANVAGRAPVQVRVDVSAGGRERVRVVLPAPGPRIEGRTVDERGREVASVQVRLESMAPGESAPRVVFSDERGRFAIDDAPPGPWRVSADHADYAQGDPVDVDAIDGELRVVVRAGANVRGRIVDAMSGEAIEGASIVIERADGPPLARDTRSDGEGSFVIPRAVPATYAATVSAPGFAAWRGELAVSATRAGEIELDAIELMPGARLEGEVVDALGAVVRGASVSVDGDPARSVRTDAHGRFVLDGLGEGSLVILAAHPAAGEVTHTIQVRAMRDPGAILMRLPQRFDPDDAASERAIRRGVAIEVDDAEGAVRVARASGRAAEAGLRRGDVLLAIDGELVEHVDDAERLLRGADGVSAVLDLERDGEPFRVRVAREAW, encoded by the coding sequence ATGAGCTCTTCTCCCGACGACAGCACGACGCCGCCCGAGCGTGACGCCCCGAGCCGTCCCGCCCCTCGCGCGTCGGGAAGCAGGGCGGCGCTGGCGGCGTGTGGTCTCCTCGCCGCCACCATCGCGCTCGTCCCGGGCGATCCCGTCGAGCGGCCGCAGCGCTCGGAGGCCGGCGCGCACGAGGCGACCACGCCAGCGCCGGTCGGCGCGCCCGTCGGGCCGCGGCCCGCGCGCGGTGATCAGGCGCTCTCGGGGCGGGTCGTGGATCCCGGGGGGCGCGGGATCGCCGATGCGCGCGTCCAGGCGGTGCGCGAGGACGTCGACGGCGACGTGACGCGCGAGGTGCGCAGCAGCGCCGATGGTGCGTTCGCGCTGTCCGAGCTGCCCGCGGGGCGCTGGACGCTGCGCGCGAGCGCGTCGGGGTTCGGCGCCACCGGCACCGTGCGCGACGTGCCGGGCAGCAGCGAGGCGCTCGTGCTGACGATCGCGCCCGTCGCGCGGGTCGCGGGACAGGTGATGGGCGTCGACGGAGCGCCGGTCGCGGGCGCCGAGATCGTCCTCGCCGGCAGCGGCGTGTGGCCCGCGCGGACGCTCGAGACCGGCGCCGACGGGCGCTTCGTGCTCGAGGACGTCCCGCCGGGCGTGTACGAGGTGCAAGCCCACGCGAGCACCGGCGCGGCGCCGCCACGACGCGGGCTCGTCGTCGAAGCGGGCGGGCGCGCGTACCTCACGTTCCACCTCGAGCCGGGCGCGACGATGGTCGGTCAGGTGATCGACGCCGAGACCGACGCGCCGATCGCCGGCGCCGAGATCGTCGTCGCCGAGGGCGAGCTCGCGATCGCCCCGCGCGCCCTGCGCAGCAACGGCGAGGGCGCGTTCCGCGTCGCGGGGCTCGCGAGCGGCGATCATCACGTCACCGTGCACGCCGAGGGCTACGTGCCCGTCGTGGGCGCGCGATGGACGCCCGGCGAGCCGCTCCGTCTCACGATGGAGCGCGGCGCCGTGCTGAGCGGGATCGTGCTCGATGCGCGGCGCCGGCCGGTCGAGGGCGCGCGCCTCGAGGTGCTCGGCGAGTCGGGCGATCGCCAGCCGATCGCGATGAACGGCGCGAGCGTCGCGTTCCGCGCCGAGGTCTTCCGCGCGCACGAGCAGGCGCTCGGCGCGGGGCCTCCGCCGTCGCTCGGCGCGCTCGAGGTGACGAGCGACGTGCCGCCGATCCCGCTCGCGCCCGCGGCGTACGAAGCGCCGGTGGAGCTCGCGGGCACGCCGGCACCCGCCGCCGCGCCGCGGGTGGGCGCGATCGCGTCGGGCTTCGTGACCGCGTCGGACGGGACGTTCCGCATCGAGGGCGTGCCTCCGGGCCACGTACAGCTCGTCGCGCGGAAGTCGGGCTTCGCGCCGGGGAGCTCGGAGCGCGTGTGGGTCGGCGCGGGGCGCGAGCGCGAGCGCATCGAGATCGTGCTCGAGCCCTCGGGACGGATCGAGGGTGAGGTCGTCGACGAGCGCGGCGACGAGGTCGCGAACGCGATGATCGAGCATCGCTCGGACGCCGAGCCCTGGCCGCGCGTGACGGTGTCGGACGCGAGCGGACGCTTCGCGCTCGACGACGTGGCGGGCGCGGTGACGATCCGCGCGAACGTGGCGGGACGCGCGCCGGTGCAGGTGCGCGTCGACGTGAGCGCGGGCGGGCGCGAGCGGGTGCGCGTCGTGTTGCCGGCGCCGGGGCCGCGCATCGAGGGACGCACCGTCGACGAGCGCGGGCGCGAGGTCGCGAGCGTGCAGGTGCGGCTCGAGTCGATGGCGCCGGGCGAGAGCGCGCCGCGCGTGGTGTTCAGTGACGAGCGCGGACGCTTCGCGATCGACGACGCACCGCCGGGCCCGTGGCGTGTCAGCGCGGATCACGCCGACTACGCGCAGGGTGATCCGGTGGACGTCGACGCGATCGACGGCGAGCTGCGCGTGGTCGTGCGCGCGGGCGCGAACGTGCGCGGCCGCATCGTCGACGCGATGAGCGGCGAGGCGATCGAGGGCGCGTCGATCGTGATCGAGCGCGCCGACGGGCCGCCGCTCGCGCGCGATACACGCAGCGACGGCGAAGGATCGTTCGTGATCCCGCGCGCCGTGCCGGCGACGTACGCGGCGACGGTGAGCGCGCCCGGGTTCGCGGCGTGGCGCGGCGAGCTCGCGGTGAGCGCGACGCGCGCCGGAGAGATCGAGCTCGATGCGATCGAACTGATGCCCGGCGCACGGCTCGAGGGCGAGGTCGTCGACGCGCTGGGCGCGGTGGTGCGCGGCGCGAGCGTGAGCGTCGACGGTGATCCGGCGCGCAGCGTGCGGACCGACGCGCACGGGCGCTTCGTGCTCGATGGGCTCGGCGAGGGATCGCTCGTGATCCTCGCGGCGCATCCCGCGGCGGGCGAGGTGACGCACACGATCCAGGTGCGCGCGATGCGGGATCCCGGCGCGATCCTGATGCGTCTTCCCCAGCGCTTCGATCCCGACGACGCAGCGAGCGAGCGCGCGATCCGGCGCGGCGTCGCGATCGAGGTCGACGACGCGGAGGGCGCGGTGCGCGTCGCGCGCGCGTCGGGGCGTGCGGCCGAGGCCGGACTGCGACGGGGCGACGTGCTGCTCGCGATCGACGGCGAGCTCGTCGAGCACGTCGACGACGCGGAGCGCCTGCTGCGCGGTGCCGACGGGGTGAGCGCGGTGCTCGATCTCGAGCGCGACGGCGAGCCCTTCCGGGTGCGCGTCGCGCGCGAAGCGTGGTGA
- a CDS encoding MBL fold metallo-hydrolase: MPARVVIDGRAILLARRDDLPLGERWDLPRDGDTIGVVEQRDELVIERVESASEHPVAPPLAWHTLDALRAQWGRAEIALTADAASVVRGIARDAIVLAPIEGETSIEIAPSLRMIAVRTPTLPPAQHTNLFVIGSRDAVLIEPATPDRSELDRVAEWVGALEATGITLRAIAATHHHVDHVSGARALRDALAAPLVAHPETARRTPRGITFEPSLADGSRIVLDGGEPITLRAVLTPGHAPGHLCFLDERSGALIAGDMIAGVGTILVEPGDGDMALYLESLRRLAALDARAIVPAHGGVMRPPGIVLERYVEHRLARERRVLDALTAHATPARPGDLLPMAYADAPRSAWPLAALSTEAHLIKLEHDGRAKRTERGWVAV; this comes from the coding sequence ATGCCCGCGCGGGTGGTGATCGACGGGCGCGCGATCCTGCTCGCGCGCCGCGACGATCTGCCGCTCGGCGAGCGCTGGGATCTGCCGCGCGACGGGGACACGATCGGCGTCGTCGAGCAGCGCGACGAGCTGGTGATCGAGCGCGTCGAGTCCGCGAGCGAGCATCCCGTGGCGCCGCCGCTCGCGTGGCACACGCTCGACGCGCTGCGCGCGCAGTGGGGGAGGGCGGAGATCGCGCTCACGGCTGATGCGGCGAGCGTGGTCCGCGGGATCGCGCGCGATGCGATCGTGCTCGCGCCGATCGAAGGCGAGACGTCGATCGAGATCGCGCCGTCGCTGCGGATGATCGCGGTGCGCACGCCGACGCTCCCGCCCGCGCAGCACACGAACCTCTTCGTGATCGGATCGCGCGACGCGGTCCTGATCGAGCCGGCGACGCCCGATCGCAGTGAGCTCGATCGCGTCGCAGAGTGGGTCGGCGCGCTCGAGGCCACCGGGATCACGCTGCGCGCGATCGCCGCGACCCACCACCACGTCGATCACGTCTCGGGCGCGCGTGCGCTGCGCGACGCGCTCGCTGCGCCGCTGGTCGCGCATCCCGAGACCGCGCGCCGCACCCCGCGCGGGATCACGTTCGAGCCGAGCCTCGCCGACGGCTCGCGGATCGTGCTCGATGGCGGCGAGCCGATCACGCTGCGCGCGGTGCTGACGCCGGGGCACGCGCCGGGGCATCTGTGCTTCCTCGACGAGCGATCGGGCGCGCTCATCGCGGGCGACATGATCGCGGGCGTGGGCACGATCCTGGTGGAGCCCGGCGACGGCGACATGGCGCTCTATCTCGAGTCGCTGCGTCGTCTCGCAGCGCTCGACGCGCGCGCGATCGTGCCCGCGCACGGCGGCGTGATGCGACCGCCGGGGATCGTGCTCGAGCGCTACGTCGAGCACCGGCTCGCGCGCGAGCGCCGCGTGCTCGATGCGCTCACCGCGCACGCGACGCCGGCGCGCCCGGGCGATCTGCTCCCGATGGCCTACGCGGACGCACCGCGATCCGCGTGGCCGCTCGCCGCGCTCTCCACCGAGGCGCACCTGATCAAGCTCGAGCACGACGGTCGCGCGAAGCGCACCGAGCGCGGCTGGGTCGCGGTCTGA
- a CDS encoding SRPBCC family protein, with amino-acid sequence MSQERIVFTQEIAASPDQVWAAINDHEGMSRWMDARVTVLARRDGTGVGTVRRIRARGVVTIDEEVVYADAPAEGRNGRLVYRIVRGVPVSFHRGEMIVEKLGEHSTRLTWDIVLASPIPGLARVAGLALRPAIRGGLRKLSRQLA; translated from the coding sequence GTGAGCCAGGAGCGCATCGTGTTCACGCAGGAGATCGCCGCGTCTCCTGATCAAGTCTGGGCTGCGATCAACGATCACGAGGGCATGTCGCGCTGGATGGACGCGCGCGTGACCGTGCTCGCGCGTCGTGACGGCACGGGCGTGGGCACCGTGCGACGCATCCGCGCCCGCGGCGTGGTCACGATCGACGAAGAGGTCGTCTACGCGGACGCGCCCGCCGAGGGGCGCAACGGACGCCTCGTGTACCGCATCGTCCGCGGCGTCCCGGTGAGCTTCCACCGCGGCGAGATGATCGTGGAGAAGCTCGGCGAGCACAGCACGCGGCTCACCTGGGACATCGTGCTCGCGTCACCGATCCCCGGGCTCGCTCGTGTCGCCGGGCTCGCGCTCCGTCCCGCGATCCGCGGTGGGCTCCGGAAGCTCTCGCGACAGCTCGCCTGA
- the greA gene encoding transcription elongation factor GreA, with amino-acid sequence MEKVPMTPEGHAALTEELNHLKSVERPKISKEIGVAREHGDLRENAEYHAAKEKQGMIEARINEIEDKLSRAEVIDPSSFTGDKVRFGAHVTMEDVDSGKVVEYRIVGPDEADLEKGTISVTSPVARALIGREPGDEVTVNAPGGKKTYEITKVRWR; translated from the coding sequence ATGGAAAAGGTCCCGATGACACCCGAAGGGCACGCGGCCCTGACGGAGGAGCTCAACCACCTCAAGTCCGTGGAGCGCCCGAAGATCTCGAAGGAGATCGGCGTCGCGCGCGAGCACGGCGACCTGCGCGAGAACGCCGAGTACCACGCGGCGAAAGAGAAGCAGGGCATGATCGAGGCGCGCATCAACGAGATCGAGGACAAGCTCTCGCGCGCCGAGGTGATCGATCCTTCGTCGTTCACCGGCGACAAGGTCCGCTTCGGCGCGCACGTCACGATGGAGGACGTCGACTCCGGCAAGGTCGTCGAGTACCGCATCGTCGGCCCGGACGAAGCCGATCTCGAGAAGGGCACGATCTCGGTCACGTCGCCCGTCGCGCGCGCGCTGATCGGACGCGAGCCGGGCGACGAGGTCACGGTCAACGCGCCCGGCGGCAAGAAGACGTACGAGATCACGAAGGTGCGTTGGCGGTGA